The DNA sequence CGCCGTgaggccccgccccccgcgcgcGCGCGCAGCCACTCCACGCCCCTCCCCCCGCACCACCACGCgccgggaggggcggggcgcGAGCGCGGGGGGGCGGGGCTCGGCCCGCTGCCCCTCCCACCCTCCGCCGAAGCCCCTCCCCCGGGGAAGCGCCCGCCCGCCTACGAGAGCCTGCGCGGGGGCGTGGCCTCGGCAGGCCCCGCCCTCGCCCGCGAGGAGGAGCCGCCCCTTCGCCGAGGAGGCGGAGCCTCTGCCCGGCGCGGGAAGGAGAGCGACAGTGAGTGAcagcggcgggggcggggcttGCGGCTGGGTCACGCCCAGTGGGCGGGACTAACCACCTCCCCCCCCTTTCTCAGAAGCACCGGAGCCCCCCCGGGAGGAGCGGgggggggcggccccgccgccctcgGGGATCCCGGTGCGGGCCGAGGGGCCCCGGGGCCGGCCCGGACCCCCCGTGCCCTGCCAGACCTTCCCGGCGTGCGGGAGAGCCGCGGGTACGTGCGGGACGGggggggggacaccggggagggccgggggggacactgggggtgaCCCCGGGGTGTCCCCCTGACGCCGTGCCCCCTCCCCGCAGAGCTCCCCGGGGGTCCCCGCCTGGGCCGCTCCGCCTCCACCTCGGGGGTGCGGCAGGCCGGGGCCCCCCCGTTCCCGCGGGGCCCGCCACCGTCGCGGCCGCTGTCCGGGGGGGTGCCGAGCGCGGGCGGCTTCCCCggcgccccccggccccgggacgggcagctgcaggaggtgatCGACCGCAAGCGCTGCGTGTGCACCGAGATCAAGGCgcggggggggcgcgggggggggcTGTGCAAGCAGGACAGCCTGCCCCCCCTGCCCGCGCCCCCCCCCGcgggccgcccgccgcccccgccgccccccggcaCGCCCCCGGCCCGCCGGCCGCACGCCGTGCTCTGGGACACCGCCATCTGAGCCCCCCGGGGTGCCTGGAGCACCCCGCGCCCGGCCCCCCGCCGCCTCGGGGGGGCTGCCGAGGATAAACGGGGGGGGGTCCTAAAGTGGGGAGGGGGGCGCGACACGGCTGGGCCGGGTTGGGGAGGAACGGGGGGGGTATTTATGGTATGCGGAGCCCCCCCGAATAACGGAGACCCCAAAggagggaccccaaaaatggggggGGGGAGACAAAACCACCCCAGAAAGCGGGGCGAGGCCGAGCCCCTCATTAACCCCTCCCAGAGCGGGGGGGTCCCCACAGAGGGGGGGCCGAGCCCCAATATCGGGGGACAGCCCCCCTCCCCTGCGAGCCGAGGGGGTCCCTGTAAAGGGGGGGTCACCCCTGCCGGGGGGGTGCAGCCCCCCCAGAGCGGGGAGGGTGCTGTAACTGCTTTGCAATGTATTTATGGGGGGGTATTTATGGGGGTGCATCGAGCAGGGGCCGGGGAGGGGGTTCTGCTCCGGGGGTCCGCAGTGCGGcctggggggggtgggggggagtGCTGgaaggggggggaggggggatcTCCTCTGGGATTTTGGGTGGGGGACCATGGGGGGGGGGCACAGGGCCCCCCCAGCCCTTTCCTGGGACTCCCCCCAGgccctctgtgcctcagtttaccccccctccccccgccgccgccccccgtTACCAGAATTGCCTTCGTCCCCGCGGGGTCCGGGGGGGCCCCAGTTTGGGGGGGGGGTCGTGGGGACGGGGGGGTTTTGTAACGTGGTTCTGTGCACTATTAAAGAGagatgcagctggaaaaaaagcttGTCCGGGGGGGGGGAGGGCCCCAAAAAGGGactgggacaccccaaaaatgggaCTGAAACTGCCCCAAAATGGGACTGGGtcccccccaaaaatgggactgaaactgccccaaaatgggactgggagggagggagagcgTGGGTAATTGTGATTTTGTgggaaaagaaaccaagaaTTGATGGAGGAGTGGAAATACTAGTGAGGTTTTGGGGGAAAGGACTCGAAATGGAGGGGAGTAATAGGGACTGTTGGGTGAAAACCACCCAAATTTAAAGGGAGTAACTGGGAATTTATAGGAAAATGACCCAAATGAGCGCGCCTTCACCTCGGATTTGGGTAGAAAACCCTCACTAAAGGCATTAATAATGAGGGGAAGAGTTTGAGTGAGAGCATTGAGACTCCCCAGACCGTCTCGTGTTACGGAGAGGAGCAATATCACAAACTTCGGCGGGAAATTACTCCAAAGAGGAGTTTTATTTCCGTGAGGGGTCGGTGGGGTGGGGGACATCTCTGAGGGGACGGGAAGGGCGGGAAGAGCCAGGGGGGCCCAGAGCCCCTTCCCTCACGGCGGTAGCAGCCGGGACGCGCCGCTGGTGGAAGACGCTGGTTTTGGTGGTGCAGAATGCCGCTTTGCCTGGCGGAAAGCGCCGTTTTCCCGAGAAATCCGCCCGAAACGAGGCGCTTCCCGCCGGGCGGCGCCGAGCCCCCTCAGCGccgccccgccccccgcgctgAGGAGACGGAAAGGGCGGGAAGCGGCGGCGCGCGGGCCGCGGCCAATcagcggcggcgccgcggccgGGGGGCGGGGCCCGCGGCAGCGGGAAGatggcggcgggcggcggcggcggcggcgggccgggagcggggcccggCGGAGGCCCCGGAGCCCGCAGGGGCAGCGCGGGCCGGGACGCGGAGGCCGAGGTTTGGTGCCGGCGGGTGCGGGAGCTGGTGAGCGCGGTTCCCGCCAACCGGCTCTGCTTCGAATGCGGCCAGCGCGGCGTCACCTACGTGGACATCAGCGTGGGGAGCCTCGTGTGCACCGGCTGCTCGGGCGCGCTGTGAGCGGGGCGGGGCCCGGGGTGagggcggggccggggcggggctaACTCGCACCTGAGCGCAGTGGGCGGGGCCGAACCTGGTGAAGCCGTCCCTGATTTGCTGCTGTATTTGGAGGCGGGGTTTAGCGGAGAGGGCGGGGCTCGGCGGAGGGGGCGTGGCCGCGGCACGTGGCTGCACACGCTGGTTTTGGGGCGaattttttgagggaaaaaagctCCTTTTTGGGTGTTTACGGGCGCAGGGGGGGGCGCTGACCCCCCAATTCCCCCCGCAGGCGGGGACTGAACCCCCCGCACCGCGTCAAGTCCATCTCCATGACGACGTTCAGCGAGGCCGaggtgctgttcctgcaggcgCACGGCAACGAGGTAAGGGGGCGGCCGGGGGGGCCCGGCCCTCTCCGTCCCACCCCGCCCGCGGCCCCACGGCCCCTTCCCGACCCCCCAGGCCTGCAGGAGGGTCTGGCTCGGCACCTTCGACCCCCGGACGTCGCTGCTCCCCGACTCCCGCGACCCGCAGAAGGTGAAGGAGTTCCTGCAGGAGAAATACGAGAAGAAGCGATGGTACcggaggggctgggggcgccTTTAGGGGGGCGGCGCGGGGTGAGGACCCCCCGGGCAGCGTTTTCCCCTCCCGCGGCAGGTACGTGGCGCCAGAGCAGGTGAAAGAACAAGGGAAGCCCCCCCGAGGCGCCGCAgcagagcccccccagctcctccGTGGGGACGCAGGGACGCTGCCACAGGTGGGACCGGCCCCGTCTGGGGGGGCCCAGGGGGAGCGGCACCCCCTGACCCTGCGGTGCCCCCCCAGTGCCCTCCCCGGCCAGCCCCAAAGGCCGGCGCCGACCTCCTGGCTGACATCGGGGGGGACCCCTTCGCCAGCCCTGTGCCCGCCTTCGCTGCCTTCCCTGGTGAGCTCCGGGCTctggggggctcggggggggcGAGGTCGAGGAGCACAGGGGTCTCTTGGGGGCCTGGTGACCCCCGAGTgaccccagccccctccccaggcccagccccagcccggcctgccttccccagcttcAACGCCTTTGGAAGCggccctgcagcacccacctTTGAGGGAGCAGTGCCCCCCTTCCAcatcccccccacccccacagGTACCCTGTGACCCCCCCAGGGCTCTCGGAGAGGGGTTGGGGTccctgtgggtgctggggagggggcttgGGGTCCCACCACCCCTCCACGGCAGCTGTGGGGCCGGTGGGGAGGGATTTGGTGTCAGCCCGAGAGGTCTGGAATttctggggaggggggaagaagCCCCCCCCCCGTCTCATTTtgggggctggggaaggggttTTGGGTGCCCTCCCACCCAGGATTAGTATGAACCCCCTTTTTTGAGTGTTatggggaggttttgggggctCTGCCACTCTCAGGGGTCCCGGGAATTTTGggaaccccccccccccatgtCTCCTCTCTTGCCCCTGCAGGAGGTGTGGCTGCACAGGGCGTGGCCACCCCTGTCCCGCCCACAGGGGGAGGAGCTTCTGTCAGGTACTGCCCCGCCCCCCACACACCTTGAGGCCGTGCAGGACCCGACCCTCCCCCCTCACGGCTCCCCCTCCCCCCGCAGCCTCTTCGGGACCCTCCGGGAccccccagtgctgccccaggggGGTAAGTCAGGCCTCACCCCCCATTTCGGACCCCTCAAAATGGGGGTGGGGGACCAGGGGTGACACCTGTGCCCTCCCTCAGGCTATACCAACCCCTTCACAGCCCCCGTGGCCCCCAGACCCTCCACCAACCCCTTCGAGAGCAGCGGTGAGTGACCCCTGGCCCCCTGTTCCCCAATTTGGGGGGTCTGGACCCCCCTGACCCCCCATTCCTGACCAGGATGGGGTCTGGGGGTCCCAATCCTGTGTCCCTTCTTTCAGGTGCTGCTTTCACCTCGCCCCCTGTTCCTGGGggcttccccagccccttccaggCCGATGGTAAGAGCCGGGGGGTGTTAGATATtgttaaattatatatatttataaactgCCCAGCCCCTTGACTGACccctccccatttcccccctcaCCCAGGGCTGCCTTTCGCTGCGTTCAGCGTTGCCAAAGCTTCCACCAACCCCTTCCTGGTGAGGACCGGGGCGGCGTGGGGGGCTGAGGGGGGTCCGGACCCCCTTTCCCTGCCGCTGaccccctccctgtgcccccccaGCCGGTCCCGGCCCCGACGGCGCCGCTGGGCATCAGGCACCGCGCCACCAACCCCTTCCTATGACTGCAGCTGCACCGCTCCTCCGCCGGGaccaggttttgtttttgttccgAGACGTTTATCGCGGTATCTAATCTATATTCGGTAGAAACGGCGCCGGTCCCGCCGCGTCCTCCCCTCACGGCGCTGCCCTCACTAAAGATGGCGGCCTCCCCTCACGGCGCTGCCCCCGGTAAAGATGGCGGCCGCGGGAGAAGCCTCCCCTCAGGGCTTTGCCCTCATTAAAGATGGCACCCCCTCAGCCCTCTATGTGCCCTCAGCCAAGATGGCGGCCGGCGCCTCACCGCTGAGGGCAGAGCCATGGCGGCCTGCCCGAAACAAAGATGGCGCCGAATTAACGGGGACACCGGGGAGAGGAAGTGACGAATTAACGGGGACACCGGGGAGAGGAAGTGACGAATTaacggggacaccggggggggACGGGCGCCCCCCGCGGGGCCCGGGCCCGGCTCGGCTCCTCCCGCACCTGCTGGGGAAGGGCGGAATTAGCGGCGGAGCTCTGGGGAGGGGGCACACGGGGCAGCGCAGCACAGCTCGGCGGGGGGGGCGGCCCGTTTTGGGCTCAGAAAGGGCGAAAACGGACAAAAAGCTGAGCGgcggcagcaggagaggggcagcaCTGAacccccccccgccccggggTTTGGTTCCTGCCGGTGACCCTCGGGTCACAAAGGGACAGGGATGTACCAAGTGTGGTTTTGAGGGGGATCCacactcagaaataaaattattattattatcataaTTAGTGCGTCAGCCCTATAAtagttaaatataattttaataataattaattacaaTAAATTTTGGTCATCCGTGTTTGAGCGTTCTTCCGCCACAATTAAGTTACAATTAACTGTAATAATTAACTTATTATGCATAACAACTCATTATAATACCtcattataataataataaaactcaTCGTAATAACTCATAATTAATCATAATATGAATAATTAAGGTCAGTCAGTAATTAACCCCCAGGGGGGCACCAGGGGTTCAGcccctcccccttccctgcctcagtttccccagcgTTAAGGCACAAgaacggggggggggggcgaGGAAAGGTGCAAAGGCGGGACCCCCCCCGGGGTTGGGGGGTTCCCCCGGGGTTTGGGGGCTccccgggggctccgggggtCCCTCAGCAGCCGAAGAGCGCGCGGTGGGCGGCCACGAGCAGCGCCATGAGGAGGCCATAGAAGAGGGCGAAGAGCAGCccgggcggggggcgccggggctgggggggcttcACCTGGGGGGGACACCCCGCGTCAGCCGTAGGAGGGCACGGGGACCCCCCCGAATTAACCCACCCCCCGTTGCGGTACCTCGGGGAGCcccgagcggcggcggggcggcggcgtccggcgggggctgggggggctctggggaggagaagggggagtCAGGGGGGCCTGGGGGCCAGGGTTGGGgttcaggggggaaaaaaggggttCGGGGGGGATTGGTGGGGTCAGGGGCAAGTATTTGGGGTTCAGGGGGTGTTTTGGGggcagtttggggctgttttgggggcagtttggggctgttttggggtgtATTTTGGGGTGTATTTTGGGGTGtattttggggcagtttggggcagtttgggtgtattttggggctgtttttggggcagtttgggggtaGTTTTGGCTGtattttggggcagttttggggtgcaCTCACGGCCCAGGGGCGCAGGCGGGCGGTTTCAGGGTTCAGgggggctgttttggggtgtATTTTGGGGTGTATTTTGGGGGTGTATTTTGGGGCAGTTTGAGGCAGTTTTGGGATgtgttttggggcagttttggggcagttttggggtgcaCTCACGGCCCAGGGGCGCAGGCGGGCGGCCGCGCGCCGCAGCAGCTCGGGGTCCCCCAGCTCGTCCGGGAGCCGCAGCTGCAGCAGCGCCTCGAGGCTCTGCGGGGCGGGGGGCACGGCGGGGACCCCCCGGGCGTGTCAGGGGGGGCACggaccccagagccccccaaaacgcccgggcagggcagagcGGGGGGTCCTTACCTGGCGCACCTCCGCCATCAGCTGGTCGGGGTCcgggggggctgcggggagATCGGGGGGGTCAggggggagttttggggggtccggggctgggggggacacggggggctCTGTCCTACCTGccctggtggcactgagggaggaggaggaggggctgaggccggcgctgggttttggggggctgcagggggggcCGGGGGCTCCGTCGGGGTCCTGGGGGGGGCAGGGGAATTAAGAGCCGTGTTAATtagggctgagctgggggggAAAGGGTGTTTAGGAGCCGTGTTAATTAGGACTGAGCCTAACGAGGCCAGCCGGGTCCTCAcccgcagcggcggcggcgcctgGGGGGGTCTCCGGGGGGGGGTCCTGTGGGGGGGGAGCAGCCAGTGCCCGGCCCTTGGCCCCTGTCCCCCCACGTTCCCAAGCCCAGCCCCGGTCCCCGTGTGCCCCCTCAAccccgtccctgtcccagccctgatTCCAGCCCCGATTCCAGCCCCAAACCCGTCAGCCGGTCCCCAGCTCCCAGACCCTGTCCCCAATTCCCAGTCCCTGACCCCAGTTCCCACTCCCAATTCCCAGTTCCTGTCCCAAATTCCCAGTCCCTGTCGCCAATTCCCAGTCCCCAGTCCGAGTTCCCAGTCCCTGACCCCAGGAACTGTCCCAAATTCCCCGTTCCCCATCCCTGACCCCaaattccctgtccctgtcccctgtaCCTGTCCCGGCTCCTCTCCGTCTCTCTCTCCATCCACACCTCCAGGTTCTTGGGGCGCCGCCGGCAAGTGGGGACccccctgcagggatgggggggTCAGAccccccccagacccccccagacccccccagagccccccagcccctcacctggTGCCCTCGGGGCTGTCACCTCtcaggctctggctctgctgctcctggggttGGGGATCAGGATTTGGGGGGGGTGACCCCAAAACTTGGGGCAGGGGGATCAGAGAGGGTGGGGGGTGCCCTCACCTCGGGCGAGggctcctcctccagctgctccgGGTCACTGTCAccagctgtggggacagggggggTGACGGGGGGGTCCCCAGGAGGTGacggggggtcccgggggggctctggggacccccctgccctcacctgccccGCCGCGCGTCTCCCTGTGCTGCCGGCTCGGCTCCGAGGGCTCGTCCGTGGACTGAAACGGTGCCGAGGTTGGGGGACACCCCAAATCTGCCCCCCCCGCGACGCCCCCGAATCCCACCTCGTTCCCCGACCAGCGCTTGCTGCCGCTGTCCACGCTGTGGAAGCCGGAGTCCAGCCCCCCCCGCGGCCGGAGGGGACACGGCTCGtccggggggctgcggggggggCAAACGGCGCTCAGAGACCCCAAAAGTCCCAAAAAGAGCGGGGTGCCCCCTCCCGGAGCCCCCCCTTTACCATGCCGGGGGAGGATGGGCGGCAGCCTCGGCTTCCAGGTACTTGAAGATGTGGACTTTGCCCTTCAGGCAGACCTGGGGGGGCACAgagggctcagctggagctttTGGGGGGTCTTGGGGACGCCCCGGGGCCCCCCTCACCTGGGCGGGGGGGAACTGGAGGGGGTTGTTGTCCGCCAGCAGCGTCTGCAGGTGCCGGAGCCGCCGGAAGCAGCGCGGAATCGCCACCACCCGGTTGCAGGAGAAATCCAGCCGCACCAGGGGCAGCTCCGAGAGCTCTGGGGGGGGGACACGGACACAGGGGATCCACGCGGGGATCCAGgagacccccccccccagagAGCGGCGGGACCCCCGCAGGACCCCGACCCACCCTCGGGCAGCGCCGCCAGCTGATTCCGCCGCACGCTGAGGTCCCGCAGCGCCcgcagctgccccagccccggcggcagcgcccgcaGCCGGTTGCAGCCGACGTCCTGCGGGGCGAAACGGGGCTGAGCGCGGCGCcggcgcggcggcgcggggctcGGCCCGGTCCCCGCTCACCAGCTGCCGCAGCGAGCGCAGCGAGCCCAGGTTCGGCGGCAGCCGCGCCAGGCGGTTGTTGCTGGCGTTGAGAACGCgcaggggcagcaggcacaggcaggcGGGCAGCGAGCTCAGCTGGTTGCGgctgcggggacacggcggCGGGGTCACGGGGCGCTGCCGGAgccccccgcggccccggcggggtCGGGCGTACCTGAGGTCCAGGTGAGCCAGCGCCTGCAGGTTGGCGATGGCCGGGGGCACGCTGCGCAGGCAGTTGTGGTACAGGCTCAGCCCCTCCAGCGAGACCAGGCGGCAGGCGGCCTCCGGCACCTCCCCGAAGCGGTTCCGGGACAGGTCTGCGGGGAGCCGGGGCGGCGGGTGGGACGGGGCACTGCCGGGGGCAGGAGATCTCCGGGGATCGGGGGCGGCAGGGACGAGGCAGCCTCGGGGAAGGGATCGACGGGGACAGCGGAGCCCCGGGATAAGGACGGGGGACGCAGACCCGCGGGGACAGCGGCGCTGACGGACCCCGCGCCGCCCGGCCGAAGCCCGGGGAAGCCGAAGCCGCCGGACCGCCCGGACCAGGCGCTCCGGCTCGTCCCGTCCCGGCGCCGCTCGCCCGCCTCCGGCAGCCCCCGGGGGCCCCGGCAGGCGGGGCACCCGCAGCTTCCCCCGGGCGGGGAAAACGCCCCGAGCGACCCCGGGCTGCGCGGGAGGGTCGGGGGtccagccccgccgccgcggcctCACCGGCCTGTGTGGTGTCGCTGAGGTCCcagcgccgcgccgccgccgccgggaaGGCGCGCAGCCGCCGGCCGGCCAGACTGAGGGTGCCGGAGGCCTCTGCTTCTTCCAGGGCGCGCTCGGTGCCGGCTCCTCCGGGCAGGCGGcccagcggcggcggcggctccgccggGACAGCCCCCACCGCCCCCGCGGCCATGGCGGGCCCGGAGCTCCGCtcgccgcggccgccgctgcccgaCTGAGCCCCGGACGCTTCCGGACCCCGCCGCAGGGGGCGGGGCCGCAGCGGCGGCCAATCAGAGCGAGGGGCGCGCGGGGAGGCGGCGAATCGGACAGGGGGAGTGGGGGGCGCTGCCGGGAGAAGTGCGGAAGTTCGCTCTTTGATTGATGGGAAGGGTGAACCAATCGCCGCCAAGGGATGGGGGGGTGCGGCGCAACTGCAGCCAATCACAGCTAAAGCAGAATCTCCACGAATCGCGAGCGAGAACGGGGAGCTCGTTGCCTGGCAACGGCCGCGCAAATTTTGGCGGCATCAGCCAATGGAAATCGAGGAGGCGGGAGCAGCGCCCGAGATTGACGTGTTGCCAACCAATCGCGTTTGACGCAAAAGCGGCATTATTAAAATCCGTGCGCGTGGCCGGGGCGTGGCGGCTCCACCAATCAGGAGTTACGGCAATGATTGACAAGCAGGGAAAGGTCTGGACGCCACGCCCTTGTCCTTCAGCCCCGCCCACCTCTCCTCTTAAAGGAGCCGCAACACTTAAAGGGGGGGTGTCCCATTTTGGGGTCTCATTTTGGGGGTCCCAATTTGGAGTTCTATTTTGTGGCTCCCAGTTTGGAATTCCATTTTGAGGGTCCATTTGGGGGTTCCATTTTGAGGGTCCCATTTTGGTGTTTCATTTTGAGGGTCCATTTTGAGGGTCCCATTTTGGGGTCTCATTTTGGGGTCTCATTTTGAGGGTCCATTTGAGAGTCCCATTTTGGGGTCCCATTTTGGGGTCTCATTTTGACTGTCCCATTTCAGTATCCCATTTTGGGGTCCCATTTTGGGGTCTCATTTTGGGGTCCCATTTTGATGGTCCATTTTGGGGTCCCATTTGGGGGTCCCATTTTGGGGGTCCCATTTTGAGGGTCTCATTTTGAGGGTCCCATTTGAGGGTCCCATTTTGAGGGTCCTATTTTGAGAGTCCCATTTTGATGGTCCATTTTGGGGTCTCATTTTGAGAGTCCCATTTTGATGGTCCATTTTGGGGTCTCATTTTGAGGGTCCCATTTTGGGTGTCCCATTTTGAGGGTCCCATTTTGGGGTCCCATTTTGGGGTCCATTTTGGGTTCTCATTTTGGGTGTACCATTTGGGGGTCCCATTTTGGGGTTCCATTTCGGTATCCTATTTTGATGGTCCATTTTGGGGTCTCATTTTGGTGTCCCCCCTTGCCTGCGgcgctgcccccagccccctcacGCACACTCTCCATCTGTGCACCCTTTATTAGCGAACGCGCGGGGGCCGCTcccggggcgcggcgcgggggtCCCGGGCCCGGGGGGGCTCTCAGGGCGTCCCCCGGCACGGCCTCTTGCTGAGGTtgcccagcacctgctgctgctgcgggcgGTAGGGCACCACGAAGGCGTCGGGCGGCAGCACGGCCGCGCCGTCCGCCCCGACGCGCCCCATCAGCACGTAGCTGGAGCCTGGAAGGGACGCGGGGAGGGGGCGTcagggccggggcggcggcgcggagccCCGCGGGCGGCCCCCCGAGCACTCACCTTTCTTGACGGCGGGGCACAGGcggcagggcagctgcaggcGCAGCGCCGCGCCCTTGGCGGGCTGGGGCAGCGCCAGCGCCCCCGCCTTGTGCACGCCCAGCACCGAGAGCACGGCCCAGCCCGGCTCCTGCGGCGGGCCCCGCGACAGCGACTTCACCGTGCCGGTCAGCACTGCGGGGACGGAGCGGGGGTTAGGGCCCCAGACCGCGGGGACGGGGCTTGGGGGGCTCCCGGACGCCGAtcgcccggccccggcccgctTCGGGGCGCTGCCGGTGCCGGGTTCCCCTCACGATTCTCCAGAACTTTCTGGCTACTCCCAGT is a window from the Motacilla alba alba isolate MOTALB_02 unplaced genomic scaffold, Motacilla_alba_V1.0_pri HiC_scaffold_28, whole genome shotgun sequence genome containing:
- the AGFG2 gene encoding arf-GAP domain and FG repeat-containing protein 2 isoform X2 is translated as MAAGGGGGGGPGAGPGGGPGARRGSAGRDAEAEVWCRRVRELVSAVPANRLCFECGQRGVTYVDISVGSLVCTGCSGALRGLNPPHRVKSISMTTFSEAEVLFLQAHGNEACRRVWLGTFDPRTSLLPDSRDPQKVKEFLQEKYEKKRWYVAPEQVKEQGKPPRGAAAEPPQLLRGDAGTLPQCPPRPAPKAGADLLADIGGDPFASPVPAFAAFPGPAPARPAFPSFNAFGSGPAAPTFEGAVPPFHIPPTPTGGVAAQGVATPVPPTGGGASVSLFGTLRDPPVLPQGGYTNPFTAPVAPRPSTNPFESSGAAFTSPPVPGGFPSPFQADGLPFAAFSVAKASTNPFLPVPAPTAPLGIRHRATNPFL
- the AGFG2 gene encoding arf-GAP domain and FG repeat-containing protein 2 isoform X1, with product MAAGGGGGGGPGAGPGGGPGARRGSAGRDAEAEVWCRRVRELVSAVPANRLCFECGQRGVTYVDISVGSLVCTGCSGALRGLNPPHRVKSISMTTFSEAEVLFLQAHGNEACRRVWLGTFDPRTSLLPDSRDPQKVKEFLQEKYEKKRWYVAPEQVKEQGKPPRGAAAEPPQLLRGDAGTLPQVGPAPSGGAQGERHPLTLRCPPSALPGQPQRPAPTSWLTSGGTPSPALCPPSLPSLAQPQPGLPSPASTPLEAALQHPPLREQCPPSTSPPPPQEVWLHRAWPPLSRPQGEELLSASSGPSGTPQCCPRGAIPTPSQPPWPPDPPPTPSRAAVLLSPRPLFLGASPAPSRPMGCLSLRSALPKLPPTPSCRSRPRRRRWASGTAPPTPSYDCSCTAPPPGPGFVFVPRRLSRYLIYIR
- the AGFG2 gene encoding arf-GAP domain and FG repeat-containing protein 2 isoform X4, which encodes MRPARRHLRGHQRGEPRVHRLLGRAVSGAGPGAGTEPPAPRQVHLHDDVQRGRGAVPAGARQRGLQEGLARHLRPPDVAAPRLPRPAEGEGVPAGEIREEAMVRGARAGERTREAPPRRRSRAPPAPPWGRRDAATGGTGPVWGGPGGAAPPDPAVPPQCPPRPAPKAGADLLADIGGDPFASPVPAFAAFPGPAPARPAFPSFNAFGSGPAAPTFEGAVPPFHIPPTPTGGVAAQGVATPVPPTGGGASVSLFGTLRDPPVLPQGGYTNPFTAPVAPRPSTNPFESSGAAFTSPPVPGGFPSPFQADGLPFAAFSVAKASTNPFLPVPAPTAPLGIRHRATNPFL
- the AGFG2 gene encoding arf-GAP domain and FG repeat-containing protein 2 isoform X3, with translation MRPARRHLRGHQRGEPRVHRLLGRAGGALTPQFPPQAGTEPPAPRQVHLHDDVQRGRGAVPAGARQRGLQEGLARHLRPPDVAAPRLPRPAEGEGVPAGEIREEAMVRGARAGERTREAPPRRRSRAPPAPPWGRRDAATGGTGPVWGGPGGAAPPDPAVPPQCPPRPAPKAGADLLADIGGDPFASPVPAFAAFPGPAPARPAFPSFNAFGSGPAAPTFEGAVPPFHIPPTPTGGVAAQGVATPVPPTGGGASVSLFGTLRDPPVLPQGGYTNPFTAPVAPRPSTNPFESSGAAFTSPPVPGGFPSPFQADGLPFAAFSVAKASTNPFLPVPAPTAPLGIRHRATNPFL